One window of Nymphaea colorata isolate Beijing-Zhang1983 chromosome 11, ASM883128v2, whole genome shotgun sequence genomic DNA carries:
- the LOC116264042 gene encoding CAAX prenyl protease 2 isoform X1, with protein MAEPNKWVPRNPELPGAEDGSVSKESALAACFAMALFYVAVLYAPTYVLRLAPASSLNTFMIRRFISVIFASLASILLCACLLPVRNYQGASLILSICGIRLDHLGRAVAIPLCLTSLFYVGSVVSRLLSFSDAWEQEELHQEAYLVRIFKAASQKLVDDAHFVVLNILAWRNYVVAPITEELVFRACMIPLLLCAGFKAYSIIFLSPIFFSLAQIIPFQLKIGSASGSGPPPAHLNHLLELYYGQKYTFSRAVLIVGMQLGYTVMFGWYASFLFLRTGHLIAPIVAHIFCNMMGLPIVFPNTQKAFVFSSFLIGCGTFFILLFPATSPDLYNSNTKHCRCWHEFCSWGRTL; from the exons ATGGCGGAACCCAACAAGTGGGTTCCGCGAAATCCCGAGCTTCCCGGGGCGGAGGACGGCTCGGTCTCTAAGGAATCCGCCCTTGCTGCGTGCTTTGCAATGGCGCTCTTCTACGTGGCCGTCCTGTACGCCCCCACCTACGTACTTCGCCTTGCTCCCGCTTCCTCCCTCAACACCTTCATGATCCGACGCTTCATCTCCGTCATCTTTGCCTCTCTGGCCTCCATCCTGCTCTGCGCTTGCCTCCTGCCC GTTAGGAATTACCAAGGTGCATCACTTATTCTCAGCATTTGTGGCATTCGACTGGACCATCTG GGGCGGGCTGTGGCAATCCCTCTTTGCTTGACATCCCTTTTCTATGTTGGGTCAGTTGTTTCTAGACTTTTGTCTTTCAGTGATGCATGGGAGCAAGAGGAACTCCATCAAGAAGCTTATTTAGTTAGAATTTTCAAGGCTGCATCCCAGAAACTTGTGGATGATGCACACTTTGTTGTACTGAATATTTTAGCATGGCGGAACTATGTTGTG GCACCCATTACGGAAGAGTTGGTTTTTAGAGCCTGCATGATCCCATTGCTTCTGTGTGCGGGATTCAAAGCATACAGCATCATATTTCTCAGTCCTATATTCTTCAGCCTTG CCCAAATCATTCCTTTCCAGCTCAAGATAGGTTCCGCTTCTGGATCGGGTCCTCCTCCAG cACATTTAAATCATCTTCTGGAACTATATTATGGACAGAAGTACACCTTCTCTAGGGCTGTTCTAATTGTAG GTATGCAGCTTGGCTACACAGTGATGTTTGGATGGTATgcttcctttttatttcttcgAACAG GTCATCTCATTGCTCCAATCGTAGCACATATATTTTGCAACATGATGGGACTGCCAATAGTCTTCCCCAACACTCAAAAAG CAtttgtgttttcttcttttcttattggCTGCGGaacctttttcattctattgtTTCCAGCAACATCTCCAGATTTGTACAACAGCAACACAAAACATTGTAGATGTTGGCATGAGTTCTGCAGCTGGGGCAGGACCTTGTGA
- the LOC116264042 gene encoding CAAX prenyl protease 2 isoform X3, producing MAEPNKWVPRNPELPGAEDGSVSKESALAACFAMALFYVAVLYAPTYVLRLAPASSLNTFMIRRFISVIFASLASILLCACLLPVRNYQGASLILSICGIRLDHLGRAVAIPLCLTSLFYVGSVVSRLLSFSDAWEQEELHQEAYLVRIFKAASQKLVDDAHFVVLNILAWRNYVVAPITEELVFRACMIPLLLCAGFKAYSIIFLSPIFFSLAQIIPFQLKIGSASGSGPPPAHLNHLLELYYGQKYTFSRAVLIVGMQLGYTVMFGWYASFLFLRTGHLIAPIVAHIFCNMMGLPIVFPNTQKATSPDLYNSNTKHCRCWHEFCSWGRTL from the exons ATGGCGGAACCCAACAAGTGGGTTCCGCGAAATCCCGAGCTTCCCGGGGCGGAGGACGGCTCGGTCTCTAAGGAATCCGCCCTTGCTGCGTGCTTTGCAATGGCGCTCTTCTACGTGGCCGTCCTGTACGCCCCCACCTACGTACTTCGCCTTGCTCCCGCTTCCTCCCTCAACACCTTCATGATCCGACGCTTCATCTCCGTCATCTTTGCCTCTCTGGCCTCCATCCTGCTCTGCGCTTGCCTCCTGCCC GTTAGGAATTACCAAGGTGCATCACTTATTCTCAGCATTTGTGGCATTCGACTGGACCATCTG GGGCGGGCTGTGGCAATCCCTCTTTGCTTGACATCCCTTTTCTATGTTGGGTCAGTTGTTTCTAGACTTTTGTCTTTCAGTGATGCATGGGAGCAAGAGGAACTCCATCAAGAAGCTTATTTAGTTAGAATTTTCAAGGCTGCATCCCAGAAACTTGTGGATGATGCACACTTTGTTGTACTGAATATTTTAGCATGGCGGAACTATGTTGTG GCACCCATTACGGAAGAGTTGGTTTTTAGAGCCTGCATGATCCCATTGCTTCTGTGTGCGGGATTCAAAGCATACAGCATCATATTTCTCAGTCCTATATTCTTCAGCCTTG CCCAAATCATTCCTTTCCAGCTCAAGATAGGTTCCGCTTCTGGATCGGGTCCTCCTCCAG cACATTTAAATCATCTTCTGGAACTATATTATGGACAGAAGTACACCTTCTCTAGGGCTGTTCTAATTGTAG GTATGCAGCTTGGCTACACAGTGATGTTTGGATGGTATgcttcctttttatttcttcgAACAG GTCATCTCATTGCTCCAATCGTAGCACATATATTTTGCAACATGATGGGACTGCCAATAGTCTTCCCCAACACTCAAAAAG CAACATCTCCAGATTTGTACAACAGCAACACAAAACATTGTAGATGTTGGCATGAGTTCTGCAGCTGGGGCAGGACCTTGTGA
- the LOC116264042 gene encoding CAAX prenyl protease 2 isoform X4 gives MAEPNKWVPRNPELPGAEDGSVSKESALAACFAMALFYVAVLYAPTYVLRLAPASSLNTFMIRRFISVIFASLASILLCACLLPVRNYQGASLILSICGIRLDHLGRAVAIPLCLTSLFYVGSVVSRLLSFSDAWEQEELHQEAYLVRIFKAASQKLVDDAHFVVLNILAWRNYVVAPITEELVFRACMIPLLLCAGFKAYSIIFLSPIFFSLGMQLGYTVMFGWYASFLFLRTGHLIAPIVAHIFCNMMGLPIVFPNTQKAFVFSSFLIGCGTFFILLFPATSPDLYNSNTKHCRCWHEFCSWGRTL, from the exons ATGGCGGAACCCAACAAGTGGGTTCCGCGAAATCCCGAGCTTCCCGGGGCGGAGGACGGCTCGGTCTCTAAGGAATCCGCCCTTGCTGCGTGCTTTGCAATGGCGCTCTTCTACGTGGCCGTCCTGTACGCCCCCACCTACGTACTTCGCCTTGCTCCCGCTTCCTCCCTCAACACCTTCATGATCCGACGCTTCATCTCCGTCATCTTTGCCTCTCTGGCCTCCATCCTGCTCTGCGCTTGCCTCCTGCCC GTTAGGAATTACCAAGGTGCATCACTTATTCTCAGCATTTGTGGCATTCGACTGGACCATCTG GGGCGGGCTGTGGCAATCCCTCTTTGCTTGACATCCCTTTTCTATGTTGGGTCAGTTGTTTCTAGACTTTTGTCTTTCAGTGATGCATGGGAGCAAGAGGAACTCCATCAAGAAGCTTATTTAGTTAGAATTTTCAAGGCTGCATCCCAGAAACTTGTGGATGATGCACACTTTGTTGTACTGAATATTTTAGCATGGCGGAACTATGTTGTG GCACCCATTACGGAAGAGTTGGTTTTTAGAGCCTGCATGATCCCATTGCTTCTGTGTGCGGGATTCAAAGCATACAGCATCATATTTCTCAGTCCTATATTCTTCAGCCTTG GTATGCAGCTTGGCTACACAGTGATGTTTGGATGGTATgcttcctttttatttcttcgAACAG GTCATCTCATTGCTCCAATCGTAGCACATATATTTTGCAACATGATGGGACTGCCAATAGTCTTCCCCAACACTCAAAAAG CAtttgtgttttcttcttttcttattggCTGCGGaacctttttcattctattgtTTCCAGCAACATCTCCAGATTTGTACAACAGCAACACAAAACATTGTAGATGTTGGCATGAGTTCTGCAGCTGGGGCAGGACCTTGTGA
- the LOC116264042 gene encoding CAAX prenyl protease 2 isoform X2 — MAEPNKWVPRNPELPGAEDGSVSKESALAACFAMALFYVAVLYAPTYVLRLAPASSLNTFMIRRFISVIFASLASILLCACLLPVRNYQGASLILSICGIRLDHLGRAVAIPLCLTSLFYVGSVVSRLLSFSDAWEQEELHQEAYLVRIFKAASQKLVDDAHFVVLNILAWRNYVVAPITEELVFRACMIPLLLCAGFKAYSIIFLSPIFFSLAHLNHLLELYYGQKYTFSRAVLIVGMQLGYTVMFGWYASFLFLRTGHLIAPIVAHIFCNMMGLPIVFPNTQKAFVFSSFLIGCGTFFILLFPATSPDLYNSNTKHCRCWHEFCSWGRTL, encoded by the exons ATGGCGGAACCCAACAAGTGGGTTCCGCGAAATCCCGAGCTTCCCGGGGCGGAGGACGGCTCGGTCTCTAAGGAATCCGCCCTTGCTGCGTGCTTTGCAATGGCGCTCTTCTACGTGGCCGTCCTGTACGCCCCCACCTACGTACTTCGCCTTGCTCCCGCTTCCTCCCTCAACACCTTCATGATCCGACGCTTCATCTCCGTCATCTTTGCCTCTCTGGCCTCCATCCTGCTCTGCGCTTGCCTCCTGCCC GTTAGGAATTACCAAGGTGCATCACTTATTCTCAGCATTTGTGGCATTCGACTGGACCATCTG GGGCGGGCTGTGGCAATCCCTCTTTGCTTGACATCCCTTTTCTATGTTGGGTCAGTTGTTTCTAGACTTTTGTCTTTCAGTGATGCATGGGAGCAAGAGGAACTCCATCAAGAAGCTTATTTAGTTAGAATTTTCAAGGCTGCATCCCAGAAACTTGTGGATGATGCACACTTTGTTGTACTGAATATTTTAGCATGGCGGAACTATGTTGTG GCACCCATTACGGAAGAGTTGGTTTTTAGAGCCTGCATGATCCCATTGCTTCTGTGTGCGGGATTCAAAGCATACAGCATCATATTTCTCAGTCCTATATTCTTCAGCCTTG cACATTTAAATCATCTTCTGGAACTATATTATGGACAGAAGTACACCTTCTCTAGGGCTGTTCTAATTGTAG GTATGCAGCTTGGCTACACAGTGATGTTTGGATGGTATgcttcctttttatttcttcgAACAG GTCATCTCATTGCTCCAATCGTAGCACATATATTTTGCAACATGATGGGACTGCCAATAGTCTTCCCCAACACTCAAAAAG CAtttgtgttttcttcttttcttattggCTGCGGaacctttttcattctattgtTTCCAGCAACATCTCCAGATTTGTACAACAGCAACACAAAACATTGTAGATGTTGGCATGAGTTCTGCAGCTGGGGCAGGACCTTGTGA
- the LOC116264041 gene encoding probable aspartyl aminopeptidase isoform X2 codes for MLLKFDSTDLNFCTLQVSACEESPSVVSELLDFLNESWTQFHATAEAKRQLLAAGFHLLDENDEWEIKPGGRYFFTRNMSCLVAFAVGEKYSLGSGFHVIAAHTDSPCLKLKPVSALSKAGYDMVNVQTYGGGLWHTWFDRDLSVAGRAILRADDGSFVHKLVKVKRPILRVPTLAIHLDRTVNTDGFKPNLETHLLPLLATKPEDETPLKHEGKCSFPSPKNVHHPVLLQILSEEMGCTVDQIMEIELNLCDTQPSCLGGAHNEFIYSGRLDNLASSFCALRALIDSCNSLESLLNEPSIRMVALFDNEEVGSGSVQGAGAPTMFQGMRRIIDCLGHDYVGEGTFERAVRQSFLVSADMAHGVHPNFTEKHEDQHRPLLQKGMVIKHNANQRYATNALTAFLFKQVARAHNLPTQEFVVRNDMGCGSTIGPILATGVGMRTVDCGIPQLSMHSVREICGKEDVDIAYKIFVAFYRTFSTLDKKLNVDGR; via the exons ATGCTACTAAAGTTTGATTCCACTGATCTTAATTTTTGTACATTGCAG GTTTCTGCATGTGAGGAAAGCCCGTCTGTCGTAAGTGAACTGCTGGACTTTCTCAATGAGTCTTGGACGCAGTTTCATGCTACTG CTGAAGCAAAACGGCAATTACTAGCAGCTGGGTTTCATCTGTTAGATGAGAATGACGAATGGGAAATAAAGCCTGGTGGGCGCTACTTTTTCACACGGAACATGTCCTGCTTGGTTGCTTTTGCTGTTGGAGAAAA GTATAGTTTGGGTAGTGGGTTTCATGTCATTGCTGCACATACAGATAGTCCCTGTCTTAAACTGAAACCAGTATCTGCATTGTCTAAGGCTGGCTATGATATGGTGAACGTGCAGACATATGGAGGTGGTCTGTGGCATACATGGTTCGACAGAGACTTGAGTGTAGCAGGAAGGGCTATATTAAGAGCTGATGATGGATCGTTTGTGCATAAGCTTGTCAAAGTGAAGAGACCTATACTTCGTGTGCCAACATTAGCAATTCATCTTGATCG TACAGTTAATACCGATGGCTTTAAGCCAAATTTGGAGactcatcttcttcctcttttggcAACAAAACCTGAAGATGAAACGCCTCTTAAGCATGAAGGAAAATGTTCTTTTCCATCACCGAAAAATGTTCATCACCCTGTGCTTCTGCAG ATTTTGTCAGAAGAGATGGGATGTACTGTCGATCAAATCATGGAAATTGAGCTGAATCTGTGTGATACACAACCTAGCTGTCTTGGAGGTGCACATAATGAATTTATTTATTCTGGACGACTGGATAATCTGGCTTCGAGCTTCTGTGCACTGAGAGCTCTTATTGATTCTTGTAATTCTTTGGAGAGCTTATTAAATGAACCTTCTATAAGGATGGTTGCTTTATTTGACAATGAGGAG GTAGGGTCAGGCTCAGTACAAGGAGCAGGTGCACCTACTATGTTTCAGGGCATGAGACGCATAATTGACTGCTTGGGACATGATTATGTAGGTGAAGGTACTTTTGAGCGTGCAGTTCGCCAGTCATTTCTAG TGTCAGCAGACATGGCCCATGGTGTTCATCCAAATTTCACAGAGAAACATGAAGATCAGCACCGCCCTCTTCTACAGAAAGGAATGGTTATCAAGCATAATGCAAATCAGAGATATGCCACAAATGCATTAACAGCTTTTCTATTTAAGCAAGTAGCAAGAGCACATAACCTTCCAACCCAG GAATTTGTTGTAAGAAATGATATGGGATGTGGATCTACTATAGGACCTATTCTTGCGACAGGAGTTGGTATGCGGACTGTTGATTGTGGAATTCCTCAACTGTCCATGcacag TGTACGTGAGATATGCGGGAAGGAAGATGTGGACATTGCATACAAAATTTTCGTGGCGTTTTATAGAACGTTCTCCACCCTGGATAAGAAGCTGAATGTAGATGGTCGATGA
- the LOC116264041 gene encoding probable aspartyl aminopeptidase isoform X1 gives MATCCLQVLRPFPFLASSFNLRRRPGRSLLFSRLGNASSPLRSISSSLPSSPSCCTSLRCSHSQGSSSDVSACEESPSVVSELLDFLNESWTQFHATAEAKRQLLAAGFHLLDENDEWEIKPGGRYFFTRNMSCLVAFAVGEKYSLGSGFHVIAAHTDSPCLKLKPVSALSKAGYDMVNVQTYGGGLWHTWFDRDLSVAGRAILRADDGSFVHKLVKVKRPILRVPTLAIHLDRTVNTDGFKPNLETHLLPLLATKPEDETPLKHEGKCSFPSPKNVHHPVLLQILSEEMGCTVDQIMEIELNLCDTQPSCLGGAHNEFIYSGRLDNLASSFCALRALIDSCNSLESLLNEPSIRMVALFDNEEVGSGSVQGAGAPTMFQGMRRIIDCLGHDYVGEGTFERAVRQSFLVSADMAHGVHPNFTEKHEDQHRPLLQKGMVIKHNANQRYATNALTAFLFKQVARAHNLPTQEFVVRNDMGCGSTIGPILATGVGMRTVDCGIPQLSMHSVREICGKEDVDIAYKIFVAFYRTFSTLDKKLNVDGR, from the exons ATGGCGACTTGCTGCCTTCAAGTGCTAAGACCCTTTCCATTCCTCGCCTCCTCTTTCAACCTTCGTCGTCGCCCAGGACGTTCCTTGCTGTTCTCCAGATTGGGAAACGCAAGCTCCCCGCTCCGATCGATATCTTCCTCGCTTCCGTCTTCTCCATCTTGCTGCACGTCTCTACGTTGCTCTCACTCCCAGGGTTCTTCTTCAGAT GTTTCTGCATGTGAGGAAAGCCCGTCTGTCGTAAGTGAACTGCTGGACTTTCTCAATGAGTCTTGGACGCAGTTTCATGCTACTG CTGAAGCAAAACGGCAATTACTAGCAGCTGGGTTTCATCTGTTAGATGAGAATGACGAATGGGAAATAAAGCCTGGTGGGCGCTACTTTTTCACACGGAACATGTCCTGCTTGGTTGCTTTTGCTGTTGGAGAAAA GTATAGTTTGGGTAGTGGGTTTCATGTCATTGCTGCACATACAGATAGTCCCTGTCTTAAACTGAAACCAGTATCTGCATTGTCTAAGGCTGGCTATGATATGGTGAACGTGCAGACATATGGAGGTGGTCTGTGGCATACATGGTTCGACAGAGACTTGAGTGTAGCAGGAAGGGCTATATTAAGAGCTGATGATGGATCGTTTGTGCATAAGCTTGTCAAAGTGAAGAGACCTATACTTCGTGTGCCAACATTAGCAATTCATCTTGATCG TACAGTTAATACCGATGGCTTTAAGCCAAATTTGGAGactcatcttcttcctcttttggcAACAAAACCTGAAGATGAAACGCCTCTTAAGCATGAAGGAAAATGTTCTTTTCCATCACCGAAAAATGTTCATCACCCTGTGCTTCTGCAG ATTTTGTCAGAAGAGATGGGATGTACTGTCGATCAAATCATGGAAATTGAGCTGAATCTGTGTGATACACAACCTAGCTGTCTTGGAGGTGCACATAATGAATTTATTTATTCTGGACGACTGGATAATCTGGCTTCGAGCTTCTGTGCACTGAGAGCTCTTATTGATTCTTGTAATTCTTTGGAGAGCTTATTAAATGAACCTTCTATAAGGATGGTTGCTTTATTTGACAATGAGGAG GTAGGGTCAGGCTCAGTACAAGGAGCAGGTGCACCTACTATGTTTCAGGGCATGAGACGCATAATTGACTGCTTGGGACATGATTATGTAGGTGAAGGTACTTTTGAGCGTGCAGTTCGCCAGTCATTTCTAG TGTCAGCAGACATGGCCCATGGTGTTCATCCAAATTTCACAGAGAAACATGAAGATCAGCACCGCCCTCTTCTACAGAAAGGAATGGTTATCAAGCATAATGCAAATCAGAGATATGCCACAAATGCATTAACAGCTTTTCTATTTAAGCAAGTAGCAAGAGCACATAACCTTCCAACCCAG GAATTTGTTGTAAGAAATGATATGGGATGTGGATCTACTATAGGACCTATTCTTGCGACAGGAGTTGGTATGCGGACTGTTGATTGTGGAATTCCTCAACTGTCCATGcacag TGTACGTGAGATATGCGGGAAGGAAGATGTGGACATTGCATACAAAATTTTCGTGGCGTTTTATAGAACGTTCTCCACCCTGGATAAGAAGCTGAATGTAGATGGTCGATGA
- the LOC116264041 gene encoding probable aspartyl aminopeptidase isoform X3, with the protein MSCLVAFAVGEKYSLGSGFHVIAAHTDSPCLKLKPVSALSKAGYDMVNVQTYGGGLWHTWFDRDLSVAGRAILRADDGSFVHKLVKVKRPILRVPTLAIHLDRTVNTDGFKPNLETHLLPLLATKPEDETPLKHEGKCSFPSPKNVHHPVLLQILSEEMGCTVDQIMEIELNLCDTQPSCLGGAHNEFIYSGRLDNLASSFCALRALIDSCNSLESLLNEPSIRMVALFDNEEVGSGSVQGAGAPTMFQGMRRIIDCLGHDYVGEGTFERAVRQSFLVSADMAHGVHPNFTEKHEDQHRPLLQKGMVIKHNANQRYATNALTAFLFKQVARAHNLPTQEFVVRNDMGCGSTIGPILATGVGMRTVDCGIPQLSMHSVREICGKEDVDIAYKIFVAFYRTFSTLDKKLNVDGR; encoded by the exons ATGTCCTGCTTGGTTGCTTTTGCTGTTGGAGAAAA GTATAGTTTGGGTAGTGGGTTTCATGTCATTGCTGCACATACAGATAGTCCCTGTCTTAAACTGAAACCAGTATCTGCATTGTCTAAGGCTGGCTATGATATGGTGAACGTGCAGACATATGGAGGTGGTCTGTGGCATACATGGTTCGACAGAGACTTGAGTGTAGCAGGAAGGGCTATATTAAGAGCTGATGATGGATCGTTTGTGCATAAGCTTGTCAAAGTGAAGAGACCTATACTTCGTGTGCCAACATTAGCAATTCATCTTGATCG TACAGTTAATACCGATGGCTTTAAGCCAAATTTGGAGactcatcttcttcctcttttggcAACAAAACCTGAAGATGAAACGCCTCTTAAGCATGAAGGAAAATGTTCTTTTCCATCACCGAAAAATGTTCATCACCCTGTGCTTCTGCAG ATTTTGTCAGAAGAGATGGGATGTACTGTCGATCAAATCATGGAAATTGAGCTGAATCTGTGTGATACACAACCTAGCTGTCTTGGAGGTGCACATAATGAATTTATTTATTCTGGACGACTGGATAATCTGGCTTCGAGCTTCTGTGCACTGAGAGCTCTTATTGATTCTTGTAATTCTTTGGAGAGCTTATTAAATGAACCTTCTATAAGGATGGTTGCTTTATTTGACAATGAGGAG GTAGGGTCAGGCTCAGTACAAGGAGCAGGTGCACCTACTATGTTTCAGGGCATGAGACGCATAATTGACTGCTTGGGACATGATTATGTAGGTGAAGGTACTTTTGAGCGTGCAGTTCGCCAGTCATTTCTAG TGTCAGCAGACATGGCCCATGGTGTTCATCCAAATTTCACAGAGAAACATGAAGATCAGCACCGCCCTCTTCTACAGAAAGGAATGGTTATCAAGCATAATGCAAATCAGAGATATGCCACAAATGCATTAACAGCTTTTCTATTTAAGCAAGTAGCAAGAGCACATAACCTTCCAACCCAG GAATTTGTTGTAAGAAATGATATGGGATGTGGATCTACTATAGGACCTATTCTTGCGACAGGAGTTGGTATGCGGACTGTTGATTGTGGAATTCCTCAACTGTCCATGcacag TGTACGTGAGATATGCGGGAAGGAAGATGTGGACATTGCATACAAAATTTTCGTGGCGTTTTATAGAACGTTCTCCACCCTGGATAAGAAGCTGAATGTAGATGGTCGATGA
- the LOC116263977 gene encoding uncharacterized protein LOC116263977 produces the protein MRWRREVPCDDEILFSFWPSPSIIANLSSTIITSRARALSLMRVQGSTTYLWKERNQRGVKRMMMMTKILCSEDREAYDDAAGVTEMEKLNAELFMQNCYILQENERLKRQAQLLNQENQALLSQLKQRLTNAKNGAGNSASGTSSDTTRDPPRP, from the exons ATGCGGTGGCGTCGGGAAGTGCcatgtgatgatgaaattttgttttccttttggcCCTCTCCCTCCATCATTGCGAATCTCTCTTCCACCATCATCACCTCCCGCgctcgcgctctctctctcatgcgCGTACAGGGTTCAACGACTTATCTCTGGAAAGAGAGAAACCAGAGGGGCGTTaaaaggatgatgatgatgacgaagATTTTATGTTCAGAGGACAGAGAGGCatatgatgatg CAGCAGGTGTTACCGAGATGGAGAAATTAAACGCTGAACTCTTCATGCAAAACTGCTACATACTCCAAGAGAACGAGAGGCTAAAGAGGCAGGCTCAACTTCTCAACCAAGAAAACCAGGCCCTTCTGTCCCAGCTGAAGCAGAGGCTGACCAATGCCAAGAATGGTGCTGGAAACTCTGCCTCTGGCACCAGTTCAGACACCACCCGCGACCCTCCAAGACCATAG
- the LOC116264774 gene encoding acyl carrier protein 2, mitochondrial-like yields MQAARAGARLFRPACNLARAGGAVGGRAAQPSSRVFSVAAYASPATFLEKTEVVDRVNGLIRSIPFIDPAKVTPTANLEKDLQLDMLDTVEVMIAVEEEFAIDIPNSEADKISTVSQLIDYIASHPQAK; encoded by the exons ATGCAGGCGGCACGTGCAGGAGCTCGTCTCTTCCGGCCGGCGTGTAACCTTGCACGCGCCGGCGGGGCAGTAGGGGGGCGTGCCGCCCAGCCGAGCAGTAGGGTCTTCTCGGTAGCGGCGTACGCTTCTCCTGCGACGTTCTTGGAGAAGACGGAGGTCGTGGATCGAGTCAATGGGCTTATCAGATCCATCCCTTTCATTGATCCCGCGAAG GTGACTCCAACAGCCAATTTGGAAAAGGATTTGCAGTTGGACATGTTGGACACTGTAGAAGTTATGATAGCTGTGGAAGAAGAATTTGCCATAGACATACCAAACAGTGAAGCTGACAAAATTTCTACTGTTTCTCAGCTCATTGACTACATTGCATCTCATCCACAGGCCAAATAG